AATTTCTCTTGAatgccaacgttaagggtaaaattgcaccattttagatggtAGACGTAAAATTGTTCCTAGCTGTAAACGTTAGggttatttttgcaccttatccctggTGTACccatattgttacatatgtaaTTATTCAAGCAAGAAAAGAGATTTGTCGGTTAAAGAGAAGAGGTTTGTTCTGAACCACTCAAGTTataactaacaaaaaaaaaagtacggAACTCCTTCAATTTATGGATAATTTTGTTTGGAAAGACTATGTGAtagttaaataatatttaaactAGTATTTTCAAAATTTCAGTAACGTTACTTGAAAactttagagttaaatttgtaaCATTTATGTACATTACATGTGAAATCTgcattattaaaataaaatgttattgtaaattttgcccttaaagaaaaaaaggaaaagaaagaagaagatcaAGTGGAGATTAATGGATCATATAAAGATAATGGGCTTCAGGTTCTGATTGTggaaattgaaacccaaagacaGGGGCGGATTAGATTGGATTTGGGGTTTTGAAGCCCAAGAGGTATCTGAAGAGAGCTTTTCCGATTCCTCAACAATCGGAGATGGAGAGTGAAGACGGTGATTCTCAGTCGACCCTGCAAAACCCTAGCgatggaggaagaagaagaatgccAACGACGAGCAAAGAAGGGGAACAAGAAGCGAAACCGAAGGTTGTAGTGATAATGGGGCCCACTGGTTCAGGAAAATCGAAACTCGCCATTGATTTAGCTTCCCATTTTCCCATTGAAATTATCAACGCTGATTCGATGCAAGTCTACCATGGTCTTGATGTTCTCACCAACAAGGTTCCTCTTCACGAGCAAAATGgtactctctctttctctctctctctagaatTTGATATGTTTAGCTACTGTTTTTAGTCTGTGACTTTTTTTATTGTTTGCAGGAGTTCCTCACCATTTGCTTGGGACTATAAGCCCAAATGTTGAATTCACAGCTAAGGATTTTAGGGATTGTGCTATTCCTGTGAGTTGTCTCTTTTTCATGGTTTTTCAAAtcccttattttttattttttcaattaattgaATTGCAgatactctttttttttttggcttaacACATTAGGCCCTGCACTTGTCTAGAAGACCGATTGGCCTCCTAAATTTAGGAGATGTCTTATTAGCCTCCTGAATTAGCTATTGACCCCTTTAACTTGCTTGAAGGTGACCTACTGACATCTTAAActttcttaaattaaaatgatgTATTGGCTCCTCAACTTATCTGAATCTTCTCTTACTCTAGAACTTAGGGGTTGACCATGTCACTTTAAGCATGTTTAAGGAGCTAATGAGATATCTCTAAAGCTCAGGGGTCAATCAGTTAGGGCAAGTTCAAGGCCccttgatgtattaagccttttttttcttttcttattgcAATCATTCAAGCTTTTGTTGATCTTGACTGCTTATTCATTTGTGAAaagtaagatttttttttttttttttttttggcttattACATCGGAGACTCTTTACTTTGCAAATAATTTGATTGGCGCCTAAATTTTGGAGATATTTTGTTAgttctctaaacttgcttaaagtgacatgATTAATCCCTAAGCTCTACATCTAGAATAAGTGGAGGATTTGAGCAAGTTGAAACACGTATCAGGTTAAGTAAGTTCAGGGGACCAAGTTCAAGGGCTAATGGGACATCTccaaagttcagggggccaatctgATTGTTTGGTCAACATCCCAAGTATACGGGCTCCTTGAtgtctcatattttttttcttttttgattgTTGCATGTTCTGATTTGATTTTATTGATTCATCAATTTGCAGCTTATTAATGATATCTTGTCCCGCAATTGCTTGCCTGTTATTGTTGGGGGAACCAATTACTACATTCAGGTAGTGCACTCCTTGAATTCTCTTCTAGGGAAGTTGGTCTGGGTAGTTTAGCtttaaaaaatagattttacAATGATTTTTTTGGGGTAAATTGTATTCATGGCTCCTGAATTATAACACTACTAACATTATGGCTCCTAAACTTCATTTATTGACATAAAAGTTCCTGAATTTCACATTTCTGTAACATGAAGTCCAAATCAACAAAAATCTGTTACAAAATTAACAAAAGAATGAGGGTGAACTATATATTTGATCATAATTTATGGGACATGGATAAAAAAGAGCAATGATGTAGTCAAACTCGTCCAGGTCATCATTTCATCAATAGACTTTTttgatttggactttaatgttaTAGTAATGTAAAAAATTTAGGAAATGAAGTTTAGGGGCCATAATGTTAGTAGCACTATTGTTCAAGGGCGATAGATGTATTTTTACCTGGGATACCTGAAAATTGATTTCTTTACGTATTCTGAATTATGTGATAATGGCTGAATACAACATGGCCCTTTGAACTTGGGCCGAAAAATCGATTGGCCCCTTAACTTTGGAGAGTCTTATTAgtcctgaacttgcttaaagtaacCTATTGaccccttgaacttgcttaaagtgacctaTTGACCCCTTGAATTTGCTTAAATCCTATTGCcgcctgaacttgcttaaagtgacctaTTGACCCCTGGAACTTGCTTAAGGTGACCTATTGCCctcttgaacttgcttaaattgACCTATTCTCCCTTGAACGTGCTTAAATTGACCTATTGCccctctgaacttgcttaaagtgatatgGCACACCCTTTAACTTGCCCAAATCTCTTTTTCCTTTGCCATGTAGCCCTTAGGGTTTAATTATGTCATTTTAAGGAAGTTCAAGGGGCGAACAAGACATCCTTAAAGTTTCCAATCGGTTTTTGGGCCAAGTTTGGGGTGCCTCTGatgtataatatattaaacttgTGATAATTCTTAGTTACTTAGTTCCAGATTATAATGCTTTTCACTCTTGTTCAATTTTTAACTCTTCAGGCTCTTGTGAGTCCTTTCCTTCTAGATGATACAACAGAAAGTTTGGATGAGAGTCCTATGGATGAACATCTTGGTATGCATCAAGTAATGAACTTAGTTTCTTTGAAATCATTTACGTTCACGGCAATGTTGTTTATATGCTTCATGTGTTTGCAGGAGATGAGCAAAATGATCTAACACTTGAGTTTGGGAGAAATGATTTCAACAAGTATCATTATCTGAAAGAACTTGATCCTGTTGCAGCAAACAGAGTCCATCCACATGACAATAGAAAAGTATGATTTCTAGCCTCCTTGAGATAGAAGTGTGCATTTCTCATGCATGTTTGAATAGATGCAGGGTAAAATACACCCTTGGCACCTGAATAACAGCGCTACAAACATTATGGTTCCTAAACTCTATTTCGTGGTTTGAAAGTCCTTTACATTTTAGTAACATTAAATCAAAGAAATCCTTCAAAAAATTAACGAAATGAAGACCTGGAAATAGGTATTGGACTATAATTTATGGTGATTTCGATAAAAAGAGAGTCAATTATGTAGTCAAACTTGTTTAGATCGTcgttttgttaattttttagtGGACTTTTGTTGATTTGGAATTTAATGTTACAATAATCTAAAGTTCAAGAATTTTTATGTCAAGAAATGAAGTTTAGGATCCATTAATAGCAGTATAGTTATGGACCATAGATATATTTTTCCCGTTATTTTCATGttatattcattttattttttattcataacTTTTTGTTGGCCTTGTCATTAGGATAGCTTTATCATTTGAATCTAATTAAACACAAATTCAAGTTATGGGTTTGTGTTGATTTCGTTTTTTATTGACATTCAAAGAAGTATATGCTGATTCAATATTCAAGAACACTAATTTCTGGGCACAATTCACTTCGTTTTTATGAAAAATGGAGTTATCTTGCAATGAGGGTGTCAAAACGGTTTTTTTTGCCATAATCGTGTTATGTGATCTATATATTCCATGTGATTATATGTGATATAAAAGAGACAAAAATGATAAAAGTGTCAAGCGGGTTGTTAGAAATTGATAGCCCTATCTTGCAAAAACAATCTAGCAAGTCATCTTTTAGATGTCTCCCTAAACTTAGTTATCTTGTTTTGCAGATTAATCAATACCTTAATTTGTATGCTCGCTCTGGTATTCTTCCTAGCAAGCTTTATCAGGGAAAGGCTGCTGAGGTTGGTCATCCTTCCTGTTATACATTCGCTTAACAATATACTGTAATTCAGGAGTTGCTTCTTTTCTAAGTGAATAAAATTATGAATTTTTTCCTAGGTAATTCATAATCTCTTGGATTCTATTTTGTTTATCGGTACGGAACTTAATTTAATGAAATTCCGACCTAGGATATTGCAATGTGCCCAGTAGCCTTTGGCGGACTTATAAAAAGGACGATTTCCAAGTCTGATTTGTGAACTCTGTCTGAGCTCTAGGTCTATACGGATCTTGGAGATTTTTGAACCGGAAGATGCCCGAATAAAAAGATCTAGAATTTGATTGAACCgttgagtattttttttttttttttggatcgAACCGTTGACTTTCATTAGGTACACTTGTGGAGATTTTAATCCCCggattgaactgaactgatctCACTCCTAAGATGGTAGCATTATTCAACCTTGTTGAAGGACTCACTCCTAGATTGTAGTATAGTTCATTCTTCAACCCTTACTGAAAGACGCATTTGAATTGTGCAAAATTAACcgtttgaagcttcttgaggcTCAAATAGGTCTCATTATCTACATGCCCTTCAGTTGTTATCATTTTGATTAGGAATGTCAAAACGGAGTTTATAATCCTGTTATATGATCTATATATTCtacataattatatagtccAAAATATACCTATGGCCCCTCAACTTTGGTGTTACTGACATGATGATCCCTTAGCTTCAAAATTGGACATAAAACTCCTTGATCTTTGACTTATACTAACATAAAATTCCAAATGATCATTGACCAATGTAAATGCCGGTTGACCACGTGAAATGTCGGTAAGTCACTCTTTCACTAACATGATGCCCCCTCAACTTTGAGGATACTTGCATGATGACCCCTCAAAGAGTGATTTACCGGTATTTCACGTGGTTAAAACAGTATTTACACTTGTAAGAGGACTTTTATGTTAGTATATGTCAAAATTCATTGACTTTTATGTTTTGATTTGAAGTCAGGGCATCATCAAGTTATTAAAGCCAAAGTTGAGGAGCCATGAGTGtaaatttaccctaattataTATGATGTAAACATAGTTAAAGGCGCAAGTCGCACTAAGGTGCCAAGGGGTCTTGGAGCCTACGCGCAATGCAATGCGCGCACCTGaggcatagttgttaaaggcgcactaaggcgctaaggggtcctggagcctaggcTCTAGGCACAAGGCGAGGTGCGCGCCTTAGAAACACGAGgcgcataaaataaaataaaaatatatactctTTTACTAGTTAAGAGTAAACCAGAAAAACACACTTATGACACACAGACAAAATAAAACCACATAAAAACACaatactaaatcataaatgtcaaaaacaccAAATTAAGTTCATACTTCATAAAGACACTAAATATACTTAACGTCTTAACCTAAAGTACCTAACTATAACTAATGCTACTACACTAATAACCATTCATTGTAAAGCATCTATTTAAAAAAACAGTATTTCAAAAAAGTAAAgcagttatttaaaaaaaaaactgtaaaaataaaaaattgtaaaagaAACCTAAGTAAAACTGCCAGGCGCACCAGGCTCCAAGGCGCGAGTGAGGCGCACAAGGCGAGAGCCTTTTGAACAGATCTTCAATTCCAAGGTTTAAGGCGCCAGTGAGGcccgcctttaacaactatggccTTAGGAACACGATTgcaggaaataaaaaaaaaaaactcttttaCTAGTTAAAGCATAAACCAAAAAACGGACTTATGAccacacaaacaaaacaaaaccacattaaaacataatactaaatcataaatataaaaaacacCAAGTTAAGTTCATACTTCATAGAGACATTAACATATACTTAACCTCTTAACCTAAGTACCTAACCAATGCTACTAAACTAATAACCATTTATTGTCACTTGATACTGTTCTTTGTGTTCTTCTGTGTGTCTGTTGCAGTTTCTGTGTGAGCGGAGTGGAGGGGACTCTTCTTTACGCTCTTTAATCCCTCTCTAGTCTTTCTATACTTAGTTATGTGTCTTGATAatcttatttaaattagattagtGGTTGAGATTAGTCAAACATTTGTTTAACACAAagcagtaaaaaaaaaaccctagtGAAAACACAGAACCGCCCCTTGATTCAGGGCCTTGCTTTCTGCAATCAAGGCTCACTTCCTTGAGCCTTGACTGAggtgcgcctttaacaactatggatataaataaaataaaaatgatgattGTGTCAAACAGCTCATGTCAAGTGGGTTGTTTCTGTAAATTGTGTTGTCGTGTCAGACATTCACAACCCTAATTTTGAATGTGGCAGGGCAGAACTGGGGTCGGATCGACAATTGCAGATTCGACTACTGTTTCATTTGTGTTGATGCTGCTATCCCCGTACTGGACCAGTTTGTTGGACAAAGAGTAGATAGCATGATCAATGCTGGATTACTCAGTGAAGTTTATGAAATTTTCAAACCTCATGCTGTTTATACTCGAGGTTTGCGGCAAGCCATTGGCGTAAGGGAGTTTGAGGGTTTTCTGAGACTTTACCTCTTGCAAAGCAGGATTGATAAGGCAAATGAATGTTGTGAAATGGTATCAGCAAAAAACGGCGAGATGCTAAAAGATAATGCGAGGGAGATCTTATTCTCCTCCTCCGATGATAATGAACTCAAGAATGTTTTAGCTGAAGCAATTGAGAAAGTGAAATTGAACACCCGTAGGCTTGTTCGTCGTCAAGTAAGTTTGCGTGTCAGATTTTACATGTTTCAATTCTTTAATACCAAttctttttgtttatttatttatctggATTCTGGTCCCGTCTCAATCAGTTATCACTGTGgaatgtttaattttttttttttggtacatACTGTGGAATGTTTAATAACAAAAGCATTTTGTTTTACAGAAGAGGAGACTTAGTCGGCTTCGAACATTGTTTGGATGGAATATACAATATGTTGATTCTACTGAATCCATTTCAAGTACAGTCTTTCTTTCTCCTATTTGTTTAGGGAAAATGACACATTTGGGGTGGTTATCTAACTTATCGAGAAATTCTATGGTACCACTACATGAAAGTCATTTTTCATACCACTACATGAGATATGGttggtgtaaagaaaataaaaatgtatacatgtgacattaattgatTCGTCGGGTGTATTACTCCCGGAGTACCCTAAAATTTTTCGTGGTTATCTATAGTATTTCTAGAACTAGAGGAGATGGAAAAGATTTATGGCTTTGGGGTGAATTTGATTCATCCCACTGGTCTTATTGGCGGACATAATACGTTCGTCAATGTATAATGTGTGGAGTCAGATATTCTCTGACTCCACTGCTCGATCGTGGGACGGTGACAGGACAGACATGTCTGCCTCAATTTCATTTAAATTAAGAGTatcaataatttttatatttgttaCTATgtgataaatttaattttagcaGTAAGGGAAAGAAATGAAGGATCGGTACTAGTGGTCGGCCTGTATGAAAGGTGTGTTGCTCAGTCCTCCTTTCATACAAGCGGCTGACTTTATATCCGCCTTCTTGAAAGGCAGATTAGAGTTTTAGAGTCTCCTTTTTCTCCATCTGCCAATTTGAATCGCGGATGAACATATACACCTAAGAGATCTATGGATGCAGCTAAAATCACCACATTTTCGGAAATACTTCTAACTCTGCCATAAACGATGAAATAGTTTGCGAATTACCACAAATGTGCCATTTTCCCGATTTGTTTAtaaatcagaaatatattttTAGCAGTACATCATTTTCGTCCCCTGAATCACATGaaatgctattttctttttgttacaGGCAAATCTAATGAATCATGGGCTGCACAAGTGGTTGGACCAGCTGTGGAAATCATAACTTCTTTTCTTCGGGCTGATTCGAGTTCAGTTTGTGATGGCGTTGGAAATAAATTGATGGAAAGGAACCTTTGGACCCAATATGTGTGTAAGGTCAGCATCTTGAAGTTTATTCGTGTTATGTGATTTATATCTTCCACGTGCACACAGAAATGTTAATTGTGTGCATCTCAAAAGGTTCGAAGTCTGAATTCgtcattttctctttttattgGCAGGCTTGCAGTGACCGGGTTCTTAGAGGAGCTCACGAGTGGGAACAGCATAAACTGGGTCGAAGCCATCGAAAACGACTTTCTTCAATTCGAAAGTCACAAGGAGCGAATCGTTCAGCTGTATCTAATGACTGAGTTCGAGGATCTGGATCAATGAACTCGAATGCTCTCAACGGCTTCCATTCACAATTTGTGTATAGAATGAAAAGCTAGCTGATCGAGGAAGGTACGAAACAGAAGACTTACATTTAGTatcatataatttataattactTTTTTGGTAACGGAAAATGTGCTCAATAGATGAGAAAAGGGGAACTAATTGAAAGACAACAAGTTTGGGCCTTTCTTTACAAAGATTGTAGAACGttattttctttcaataaaatcactaaattttatattttatttatgtaaAGTGTGACGCAATTCGTGTAGCAAAAGATGAACTAATAGATCTCCCGTCAAACTTATTGTGTTTGAATTGCTTTGTCTAATGTCTGATTCCTAATCCGACTTTCTTTCTATCTCCCAAAATCATAATCGGTATCAACTCATAATTGaggtttttttttgttccatcGTAAATGAGTGTTTCTGATATAGGAGCATCCTCTAAGAAGAAGGATTTAGCTCGAGATTTATATGTAATTGCATATGCATTAACGACGCTTATTGCTACTGTgattgaaatctttttttatcaTAATTTATCAGCTCAACCAGTAGAAACATGTTATGGTTTGTGATTTCAGATAGTGTTCACATTAGTGCAAATCATGGCTTTTATGTCCATGCTTAAATTGTTTCGGAAAAAGGTTACGAAAGTTTGGTAGCTTCCAACACTATCGAGATTGGTTGTAAGTATCACAGTTGGGTAGTTGATTACTAATAAGCTTTAAGGAGGTGCGTGCAGTCtaaaatggaaagaaaaagttcaaatataaaacaataaatagTTTTAGTTACACGAAAAATACATAAAACCATGTTGAGCAATTTACCAAATATTTGAAAAAAAGGGCATAATTTGCAGGTTAAAACTTTTTTATTCCACACACAtctaatattagaaaaaaatatatatggtttCACTTTCACACATATTTATAAGTACAAATTAATGTATTATTTTCTTGAAAaagaattaataatttttacattgttttttttttcttttaaaatcaCTACAAATGAATAGTGTTTTTGTCTGGAAATAATTCTCAACAATATAAAAAATTGACGAGTAAACATTTTTTAAGGAAAAATAATTCACCACTTATTTTTTATACGCTCCATTTTTAAgtgtgtttatttttattttttaatgttaTATGCATGaataactccgcctgtgagggtcacttggtggtcTTTACacccggtcccaagcccggacaaaagagtagggttgcggtaggtttgtggcggccagcgtaaacttagccacatcttatgacatgaaccacaatataaatatcgttggggcgttcccttctcagcgacgcgctgcacttcctagacccgggtgtagtgataagtgtgcaagggttgctaggtcgtcgcctcGAAGCGGcacgccaccccaggacccagcggtggtgtcaaatatgcaagggttgcgggtaaataagcaagtccacggtaatggtagggtaggggtaagggtagtaggttacgctttgggacatggaacataggttctttgacaggaagattagctgaaattgtagatgttatgaagaggaggagaataaatataatgtgcctataagaaaccaagtgggttggagctaaGGCTAGAGAGATTGCTCTTtagggttataagctttggtactcaggaaaggataagggtagaaatggagtaggtattcttattgatagggagtatattgatgatgtagtagcggtgtctaggaagagcgatagaattatgagtgttaagctagtgataggggatgaggttgtgaatgtcgttagtgcatatgcgccacaaataggattaaatgtctctataagacaagctttttgggaggacttagaggaagtggtgcaacaggttcctagagatgaaaaaatggtactgatgggtgatctcaatggacacgtgggttctaggcgagatgggtttgagagtgttcatggagggtatggttttggagataagaatgaagcagaaaatgatattttggaattcgcatcagcctatgacttgagtatcatgaacacatggtttatgaagagaacatcccacttagtgacttatcggagtggcggtaatgcgagcgaaattgacttcttcttagtaaggagtgcctggagaaagagttatattgattgtaaggtgatccctggtgagagtacgacaacccaacatagagtagtggtgcttgattttcgaagtaggaaatgtataagaaaaacaaacaccacaagtagagactaagattaagtggtggaaattgcaaggggagaatcaacaaaaatttgtggatgagatgactaaaaaagatatttggacttgtactatagatttagatatagattcgatatggactaagatggagcatagtataagggaagtagcgaaggaaattctaggggaatctaaaggtagtcTGCCACCGGGTAatgacacatcttggtggacagaagaagtacgacaagcagtaaagagtaagcgagaatcctataaaatattggagaaatgtaggagtgatgagaactacaaaaaatacaaagaggctaaaagggaagtaaagaaggtcatacgagatgctagagcaaaggtgaatcggggtctgtatacaagattggatacgaaagaaggggaaagagacatatatagaattgctcggatgagagataggaagacgcgagatctcggaaaagttaaatgtgtgaaggatgtggaccaaaaagtcctagttggagataaggatatcaaggaacgatggaggtcctattttgatgacttatttaatggagatcgcagacaagatgttggagatataagtatccctcacgatatgataaatcatgaatgcctgcggagaattcaaaagggtgaagtcaaaatggtattaaataagatgaggttgaagaaaacAGTGGGACccgatggcatccctattgagatttggagatgtttgggagagagaggaatcgaatggttgacgacgttcttcaaccaaatttggagaaacaataagatgccatcagaatggagaaaAAGTATCttaaaggcgatgtccaagattgtgccaactatcgaggaatcaaattaatgagtcacactatgaaactttgggagcgagtgatcgaacaaaagctaaggaggacggtgaagatctcggaaaaccagtttggctttataccgggaagatcaactatgtaagccatccatctaatgaaacaattaatggagcactatcgaaataagaagaaagacttgcatatggttttcattgacttggagaaagcatatgataaggtaccaagggaagtactttggtgggccttgataaggaaagacatttcgtggaaatatattgacatcataaaggacatgtatgagggagcatgcacgagtgtacgtactgtTGGtctcgtgtgattagttccaagggggggttaggaactaatataactttttcgctaattaatcttgctgacttaataattttggtgagtttattaactcagctttggtcagcttggccgatcttaatgtaagacagctttagtcagatgctgactaagactgtttcacttgagagttgggaattgacacttttgtggtcagcttccaactcagcactccaatttactcagtgtcagcttcaaacaatttatatgctgagtaaatataacaagcaacacattcacatatatatttgagagagttagaaattactcagtatcacttatcctggttcggcctctccgcct
The window above is part of the Euphorbia lathyris chromosome 3, ddEupLath1.1, whole genome shotgun sequence genome. Proteins encoded here:
- the LOC136224813 gene encoding tRNA dimethylallyltransferase 2-like isoform X1; this encodes MESEDGDSQSTLQNPSDGGRRRMPTTSKEGEQEAKPKVVVIMGPTGSGKSKLAIDLASHFPIEIINADSMQVYHGLDVLTNKVPLHEQNGVPHHLLGTISPNVEFTAKDFRDCAIPLINDILSRNCLPVIVGGTNYYIQALVSPFLLDDTTESLDESPMDEHLGDEQNDLTLEFGRNDFNKYHYLKELDPVAANRVHPHDNRKINQYLNLYARSGILPSKLYQGKAAENWGRIDNCRFDYCFICVDAAIPVLDQFVGQRVDSMINAGLLSEVYEIFKPHAVYTRGLRQAIGVREFEGFLRLYLLQSRIDKANECCEMVSAKNGEMLKDNAREILFSSSDDNELKNVLAEAIEKVKLNTRRLVRRQKRRLSRLRTLFGWNIQYVDSTESISSKSNESWAAQVVGPAVEIITSFLRADSSSVCDGVGNKLMERNLWTQYVCKACSDRVLRGAHEWEQHKLGRSHRKRLSSIRKSQGANRSAVSND
- the LOC136224813 gene encoding tRNA dimethylallyltransferase 2-like isoform X2; translated protein: MESEDGDSQSTLQNPSDGGRRRMPTTSKEGEQEAKPKVVVIMGPTGSGKSKLAIDLASHFPIEIINADSMQVYHGLDVLTNKVPLHEQNGVPHHLLGTISPNVEFTAKDFRDCAIPALVSPFLLDDTTESLDESPMDEHLGDEQNDLTLEFGRNDFNKYHYLKELDPVAANRVHPHDNRKINQYLNLYARSGILPSKLYQGKAAENWGRIDNCRFDYCFICVDAAIPVLDQFVGQRVDSMINAGLLSEVYEIFKPHAVYTRGLRQAIGVREFEGFLRLYLLQSRIDKANECCEMVSAKNGEMLKDNAREILFSSSDDNELKNVLAEAIEKVKLNTRRLVRRQKRRLSRLRTLFGWNIQYVDSTESISSKSNESWAAQVVGPAVEIITSFLRADSSSVCDGVGNKLMERNLWTQYVCKACSDRVLRGAHEWEQHKLGRSHRKRLSSIRKSQGANRSAVSND